One genomic window of Desulfurobacterium indicum includes the following:
- the rsmB gene encoding 16S rRNA (cytosine(967)-C(5))-methyltransferase RsmB, with amino-acid sequence MNTRETAVKILCNFEKDLKLKPHFESLTNHLNFRDRSFVRELTSGTVRFLKLLDFSIEKVSGKKQKKQKPFVRNALRILAYQLFFMSVPPYAALNETVEAVKKFNKKSAGFVNAVGKKLIKFDYKKEIQNIPNKIERIATLFSFETWMVKRWKTFYQDYIELLEGLNKTPSLFLRINRIKTSPENFAKLLKKAHVEFEPHPFLPDMFRIKGKVEITSIPGYKEGFFYIQDPASFLSAVLLNPQQNEKILDIAAAPGGKTTAIGSLTEGKAEITAVDIDEKRLKLLKENVQKAELKCKILLEDITRETSLPENYFDRILLDAPCSATGVIRRHPEGKWNKSMELIKHNRKIQQNLLKSAYKLLKSGGRLLYSVCSLEREEGEENVEYAINIGFKPADFDIKFEDVGASCENMIRVFPHKNNTDAFFYAIFTK; translated from the coding sequence ATGAACACAAGAGAAACTGCCGTAAAAATCCTCTGCAACTTTGAGAAAGACCTGAAACTTAAACCACACTTTGAATCACTGACAAACCATCTAAACTTTAGAGACAGAAGCTTTGTAAGGGAGCTGACTTCCGGTACCGTTAGATTTTTAAAGCTTCTGGACTTTTCAATAGAAAAGGTTTCCGGAAAGAAACAGAAAAAGCAAAAACCCTTTGTAAGAAACGCTCTCCGAATTCTGGCTTACCAGCTTTTTTTCATGTCAGTTCCACCGTATGCAGCATTAAACGAAACGGTAGAAGCGGTGAAAAAATTCAACAAAAAGAGTGCCGGTTTTGTAAATGCTGTCGGTAAGAAACTGATAAAGTTTGACTACAAAAAAGAAATCCAAAACATCCCGAATAAAATCGAACGGATTGCAACACTATTTTCTTTTGAAACATGGATGGTAAAAAGGTGGAAAACCTTTTATCAAGATTACATCGAACTTCTTGAAGGACTGAACAAAACACCATCTCTTTTTTTAAGAATAAACAGGATAAAAACATCGCCAGAAAATTTCGCAAAACTCCTTAAAAAAGCACATGTAGAATTTGAACCACATCCTTTCCTGCCCGACATGTTCAGAATAAAGGGAAAAGTAGAAATAACCTCAATTCCGGGCTACAAAGAGGGATTTTTCTACATTCAAGATCCTGCTTCTTTTCTATCGGCAGTTCTACTAAATCCACAACAAAATGAAAAGATACTTGACATAGCCGCCGCGCCCGGCGGAAAAACGACAGCAATAGGTTCTTTAACAGAAGGAAAAGCCGAAATCACTGCTGTTGACATAGACGAAAAGAGATTAAAGCTTCTAAAAGAAAACGTCCAAAAGGCAGAACTAAAATGTAAAATCCTCCTTGAAGACATAACAAGAGAAACTTCCCTTCCGGAAAACTACTTTGACAGAATACTTCTTGATGCACCGTGCAGCGCAACAGGCGTAATAAGAAGGCACCCGGAAGGAAAGTGGAACAAAAGCATGGAATTAATAAAACACAATCGGAAAATACAGCAAAATCTCCTTAAAAGTGCCTATAAACTCCTGAAATCTGGTGGTCGATTACTTTACAGCGTCTGCAGCCTGGAGAGAGAAGAAGGCGAAGAAAACGTAGAATACGCAATCAATATAGGTTTTAAACCAGCCGATTTTGATATAAAATTTGAAGATGTGGGAGCAAGTTGCGAAAACATGATAAGAGTATTTCCCCACAAAAACAACACAGACGCTTTCTTTTACGCCATATTTACAAAATGA